One genomic segment of Pyruvatibacter mobilis includes these proteins:
- a CDS encoding putative quinol monooxygenase, with product MLIVSGTAKFKSAEEMDRLMEVGQRMVEATRQEPGCLDYGFARDISDDCTLRIYEVWVDDVALEDHFKTPHMKDFTAALGGAKVTFVSLKSYKVSDVRDMM from the coding sequence ATGTTGATCGTGTCAGGCACCGCCAAGTTCAAATCGGCGGAAGAAATGGACCGGCTGATGGAGGTGGGCCAGCGCATGGTGGAGGCAACCCGGCAGGAGCCGGGCTGCCTCGATTATGGCTTTGCCCGTGACATCAGCGACGACTGCACCTTGCGCATCTACGAGGTGTGGGTGGATGACGTGGCGCTGGAAGATCACTTCAAGACGCCGCACATGAAGGACTTCACCGCCGCGCTGGGCGGTGCGAAAGTGACCTTCGTCTCGCTCAAGTCCTATAAGGTATCGGATGTGCGGGACATGATGTGA